In 'Nostoc azollae' 0708, the following are encoded in one genomic region:
- a CDS encoding aspartoacylase, with protein sequence MNPINRLAIVGGIHGNELIGVYLVKKFQKYPHLINRNSFESLALLGNLQAILARRRYVDIDLNRCFIGDNLPATKSSIYEELRAKEIQAILQPENQEFVDVIIDLHTTTANMGLCIIIGNIHPLLLGLAAYLSAINPLVKVYIHQQARNSGFLRSLCQLGFSIEVGAVAQGTLDGELFKQTENLVYAVLDYFEDFNKGKNPLIQNSVTVYRASGVVNYPRNEDGDIAAMIHPQLQFRDYQPLYSGDPLFLTFESKEIFYEGESTVHPIFINEAAYYEKGIAMYLSQKELIHI encoded by the coding sequence ATGAATCCAATCAATCGATTGGCAATTGTGGGAGGAATTCATGGTAATGAATTAATCGGAGTTTATTTAGTCAAAAAATTCCAAAAATATCCCCATTTAATTAACAGAAATAGTTTTGAAAGTCTTGCATTATTAGGCAATCTTCAGGCTATTTTAGCCCGTAGAAGATATGTTGATATTGATTTAAATCGGTGCTTTATAGGAGATAATTTACCAGCTACTAAATCTTCAATTTATGAGGAATTAAGAGCCAAAGAAATTCAAGCAATACTGCAACCAGAAAATCAGGAATTTGTAGATGTAATTATTGATTTACATACTACTACTGCCAATATGGGATTATGTATTATTATTGGTAATATACATCCTTTATTACTTGGACTAGCTGCTTATTTAAGTGCAATTAATCCTTTAGTAAAAGTTTATATTCATCAGCAAGCTAGGAACAGTGGTTTTCTCCGTTCGCTGTGTCAATTAGGTTTTTCTATAGAAGTTGGTGCTGTAGCTCAGGGTACTTTAGATGGGGAATTATTTAAACAAACAGAAAATCTTGTTTATGCAGTCTTAGACTATTTCGAAGATTTTAACAAAGGTAAAAATCCCCTCATTCAGAATAGTGTTACTGTTTATAGAGCTAGTGGTGTGGTTAATTATCCCAGAAATGAAGATGGGGATATTGCAGCTATGATTCACCCCCAACTTCAGTTTAGAGACTATCAACCTCTATATTCTGGTGATCCACTATTTCTAACTTTTGAAAGCAAAGAAATTTTTTATGAAGGAGAATCTACTGTACATCCCATTTTTATTAATGAGGCTGCTTATTATGAAAAAGGAATTGCTATGTATCTCAGCCAGAAGGAACTGATTCATATATAG
- a CDS encoding O-antigen ligase family protein: MFSKQILPNSFSQSTFSPQDRSAQSWIVIFSFLLLIATYYFGGAASLLRIVFPATSLLVAIFLYLRHPILYIGFTWWIWFLTPLLTRLVDYQVGWDPTRQMLIAPYLVVFVTIATLLKYLPNAIRQGGLPFILGVIGVSYGGLVGLIFNQPVPVIRGFLDWLSPIIFAFHLFMNWRDYPSYRQHFQRVFIWCVLITGAYGVYQFVAAPEWDQFWLTESKMFTSAGNPVAFGMRVWSTLHSPGPFGTVMQTGLLLLFTSTGALIFPASAVGYLSFLLSQVRTSWGGWLLGIILIFGSVKTKIQLRLITIILVMAMCVLPLVTIEPISKVVTTRLESFSNLEKDGSFKDRSETYDRNLNLALTTVLGNGLGNIWKVNEKTGQIEVIVIDSGILDMFFTLGWFGAIPYITGLVLMLVSVSRYTEGRFDSFVSAARAISISSCAQLIIYSGMLSVAGMIMWGFLAMAMAAHKYYQHQGMKM, encoded by the coding sequence ATGTTTTCCAAACAGATACTTCCTAATAGTTTTTCACAATCAACCTTTTCTCCACAAGATCGATCTGCACAAAGTTGGATAGTTATTTTCAGCTTCCTATTACTCATCGCAACTTACTACTTTGGTGGTGCAGCGAGCTTATTGCGGATAGTTTTTCCTGCCACATCTTTATTAGTAGCCATATTTTTATACTTGCGTCATCCCATTCTTTACATCGGCTTTACTTGGTGGATTTGGTTTCTCACACCTTTACTCACTCGTTTAGTTGATTATCAGGTTGGTTGGGATCCCACCCGTCAAATGCTCATAGCCCCATATTTAGTGGTATTTGTCACCATTGCCACGTTGCTCAAATACCTACCTAATGCCATCCGTCAAGGTGGTTTGCCTTTTATCTTGGGTGTTATTGGCGTATCCTATGGTGGTTTAGTAGGGTTGATTTTTAATCAACCAGTTCCAGTCATACGCGGTTTTTTAGACTGGTTGAGTCCCATTATTTTCGCTTTTCATTTATTTATGAATTGGCGAGATTACCCTAGCTATCGCCAACACTTTCAGCGTGTATTTATCTGGTGCGTTTTAATTACAGGAGCTTATGGTGTATATCAATTTGTAGCTGCTCCTGAATGGGATCAATTTTGGTTGACAGAATCAAAAATGTTCACCAGCGCTGGTAATCCTGTAGCATTTGGGATGCGGGTTTGGAGTACATTGCACTCACCAGGGCCATTTGGTACCGTGATGCAAACGGGGTTGCTGTTATTATTTACCAGTACAGGTGCATTAATTTTCCCTGCCTCAGCGGTTGGTTATCTATCGTTTTTACTTTCACAAGTACGTACTAGTTGGGGTGGGTGGTTATTAGGAATCATCCTTATTTTTGGTTCAGTGAAAACCAAAATTCAACTGCGCTTAATTACGATCATTTTAGTCATGGCTATGTGTGTCTTACCATTAGTGACTATTGAACCTATTTCCAAAGTTGTGACTACTCGTTTAGAAAGTTTTTCCAACTTGGAAAAAGATGGTAGCTTTAAGGACAGATCAGAAACTTATGATCGGAATCTCAATTTAGCCCTAACTACTGTTCTCGGTAACGGTTTAGGAAATATTTGGAAGGTCAATGAAAAAACTGGACAAATAGAAGTTATCGTCATTGACAGTGGTATTTTAGATATGTTTTTTACTTTGGGTTGGTTCGGTGCTATACCTTATATTACTGGGTTAGTCTTGATGCTGGTCAGTGTGAGCAGGTATACCGAAGGTCGCTTTGATAGTTTTGTCAGTGCTGCTCGTGCTATTAGTATCAGTTCCTGCGCTCAGTTAATTATCTATAGCGGGATGTTGAGTGTGGCAGGTATGATTATGTGGGGATTTTTGGCTATGGCTATGGCAGCACATAAATACTATCAGCATCAAGGAATGAAAATGTAG